Part of the Geodermatophilus obscurus DSM 43160 genome is shown below.
TGGGCGGCGGCTCGGCCGCCGGCACGGCGCGGCCCAGGGCATGTCCGACGGACCTGCGGCCTCGGGATCACCGCCCAGACCGCACGACCGTCGGCACGGGTCCGTCGGACACGCCTAGCATCGGCGGCCGTGCGGCCCTTCCTCCTGCTGGCCTCGCGGCCCGAGGACGAGGCCGCGGACGACGAGTACGCCGCCTTCCTCCGCGCCACCGGACTCGACGAGTCCGGGCTGCGGCGCATCCGGCTGGAGGCCGGGCCGCTGCCGCCGCTGGACCTCGACGACTACGCCGGGGTGTTCCTCGGCGGGGGGCCGTTCAACTCCAGCGACCCGGCCGAGGGCAAGTCCGCCGTCCAGCGGCGGGTCGAGGCGGAGCTGTCGGCCCTGCTGGACGAGGTCGTCGCCCGCGACCTCCCCTTCCTCGGCGCCTGCTACGGCATCGGCACCCTCGGCGTGCACCAGGGCGGGGTGGTCGACCGCACCCACGGCGAGCCGGTCTCCTGCGTGCCGGTGTCGCTGACCGGTGCCGGCCGGGTCGACCCGCTCCTCGCGGGCATGCCGGAGGTGTTCGACGCGCTGGTCGGGCACAAGGAGGCCTGTCGGGTGCTGCCGCCCTCGGCCGTGCTGCTGGCCACGTCGGCCGGCTGCCCGGTGCAGATGTTCCGGGTCGGGCGCAACGTCTACGCCACCCAGTTCCACCCCGAGCTCGACGTCGCCGGCGTCGTCACCCGGGTGCGGGTCTACCAGCACGCCGGCTACTTCCCGCCCGC
Proteins encoded:
- a CDS encoding glutamine amidotransferase, whose amino-acid sequence is MRPFLLLASRPEDEAADDEYAAFLRATGLDESGLRRIRLEAGPLPPLDLDDYAGVFLGGGPFNSSDPAEGKSAVQRRVEAELSALLDEVVARDLPFLGACYGIGTLGVHQGGVVDRTHGEPVSCVPVSLTGAGRVDPLLAGMPEVFDALVGHKEACRVLPPSAVLLATSAGCPVQMFRVGRNVYATQFHPELDVAGVVTRVRVYQHAGYFPPAEMEDLIARVSQAVVTEPSRVLANFVARYG